The following coding sequences lie in one Acidobacteriota bacterium genomic window:
- a CDS encoding DUF2088 domain-containing protein, which produces MLVGRGYTDQFLSDAEIRELSASALSQAKLDGKRVIIIIPDGTRTAPIPQMFRLFHELLGEKVAALDYLIALGTHQPMSEDAINDRLGVTPEQRADKYARVKVFNHHWELPETFAELGVISEEEIFQISDGLLNEPVKVKLNKLVFDYDQIVICGPTFPHEVVGFSGGNKYFFPGISAGEVINFSHWLGALVTSYETIGKKYTAVRKVIDRAAQFINHPKLCFSLVVKGESLAGLYIGSPEEAWEAASDLSSKLHIVWSDRQYSRVLSVMPKLYDDIWTGSKGMYKLEPVIADGGEVVIYAPHIDEISYSHGKIIDELGYHVLEYFTKQWDKFKDYPLGVVAHSTHLRGLGTFNPATGIETPRIKVTLATRIPKERCQRVNLGYLDPDSINVEEWKGREAEGILLVPKAGEMLYRLKPRAATA; this is translated from the coding sequence ATGCTGGTTGGCAGAGGTTACACTGATCAATTTCTTTCCGACGCAGAAATACGCGAGCTTTCCGCTTCGGCGTTATCGCAAGCCAAACTCGATGGCAAACGGGTCATTATCATCATCCCGGACGGAACGCGCACAGCGCCGATTCCCCAAATGTTTCGGCTTTTTCACGAATTGCTGGGCGAAAAAGTCGCTGCCTTGGATTATCTGATTGCGCTCGGCACGCATCAACCGATGAGCGAAGACGCGATCAACGACCGGCTTGGCGTAACCCCGGAACAGCGTGCAGACAAATACGCCAGGGTCAAAGTGTTCAATCATCATTGGGAATTGCCGGAAACCTTTGCCGAACTGGGCGTCATTTCAGAAGAAGAAATTTTCCAAATCAGTGACGGACTGCTCAATGAGCCGGTCAAAGTAAAGCTGAACAAACTGGTTTTCGATTACGACCAGATCGTCATTTGCGGCCCGACCTTTCCGCACGAAGTCGTCGGCTTTTCCGGCGGCAACAAGTATTTCTTTCCGGGAATCAGCGCGGGCGAAGTCATCAACTTTTCTCATTGGCTGGGCGCGCTGGTGACCAGCTACGAAACCATCGGCAAGAAATACACCGCCGTGCGCAAAGTCATTGATCGCGCCGCGCAGTTTATCAACCATCCGAAGCTTTGCTTCAGTTTGGTTGTGAAAGGCGAATCGCTTGCCGGGTTATACATCGGCTCGCCCGAAGAGGCCTGGGAAGCCGCCAGCGATTTATCATCCAAGCTGCACATCGTGTGGTCTGACCGGCAATACAGCCGCGTGCTTTCGGTGATGCCGAAACTGTACGACGACATTTGGACGGGATCGAAGGGCATGTACAAACTGGAACCAGTCATCGCCGACGGCGGCGAAGTCGTCATTTACGCGCCACACATTGACGAAATCAGCTATTCGCACGGAAAGATCATAGACGAACTTGGTTATCACGTCCTTGAATACTTCACCAAACAATGGGACAAGTTCAAAGATTATCCGCTTGGCGTCGTCGCCCACAGCACGCACCTGCGAGGACTGGGTACGTTTAATCCAGCGACCGGCATCGAAACGCCGCGCATCAAAGTCACACTGGCGACGCGAATTCCAAAAGAACGCTGCCAGCGCGTGAATCTTGGTTACCTCGATCCTGACTCAATCAACGTTGAAGAATGGAAAGGCCGCGAAGCCGAAGGCATCCTGCTGGTGCCGAAAGCCGGAGAGATGTTGTATCGGTTGAAGCCGCGAGCGGCAACGGCCTGA
- a CDS encoding SDR family oxidoreductase, whose protein sequence is MTITDLMKMYDFTGRSVVITGGTGILCGAMAKALVGCGANVAILARSVEKGEALLSEVSGSGRAIIVSGDVLQAETLRQAVSTVLEEFGRIDGLINGAGGNNPQATTRPDLTFFNLPEEALRYVFDLNMLGTILPCQVFGRQMAEQGEGVILNVSSMSAIRPLTRVIGYSAAKAGINNFTQWLAVHLAQQYSPRIRVNAVAPGFFITEQNRALLTNPPTGELTERGKSIIAHTPMGRFGDPEDLLGAMLWLMSPASAFVTGIVVPVDGGFSAFGGV, encoded by the coding sequence ATGACAATCACAGACTTGATGAAAATGTACGACTTTACCGGTCGGTCGGTGGTGATTACCGGAGGTACAGGGATTTTATGCGGAGCGATGGCCAAGGCATTGGTCGGTTGCGGAGCAAATGTGGCGATTTTGGCCAGAAGTGTTGAAAAGGGCGAAGCGCTGCTGTCAGAAGTCAGCGGCTCTGGACGGGCGATCATCGTTTCCGGAGACGTATTGCAAGCGGAAACTTTGCGCCAAGCTGTAAGCACTGTGCTGGAAGAGTTTGGACGGATTGACGGTTTAATCAACGGTGCTGGCGGCAACAATCCACAGGCGACGACGCGGCCTGACCTGACGTTTTTCAATTTGCCGGAAGAAGCGCTTCGATATGTGTTCGACCTGAACATGCTGGGCACAATTTTGCCTTGCCAGGTATTCGGGCGGCAGATGGCGGAACAGGGCGAAGGCGTCATTTTGAACGTTTCTTCCATGAGCGCTATTCGTCCCTTGACGCGCGTCATTGGTTATTCGGCGGCCAAAGCTGGCATCAACAATTTTACCCAATGGCTGGCGGTGCATCTGGCACAACAGTACTCACCACGCATTCGCGTCAATGCCGTTGCTCCTGGGTTTTTCATTACGGAACAAAACCGCGCCTTGCTGACTAATCCGCCGACAGGCGAATTGACTGAACGAGGGAAAAGCATCATCGCGCACACTCCGATGGGGCGGTTTGGCGACCCGGAAGATTTGCTCGGAGCAATGCTATGGTTGATGTCGCCGGCATCGGCATTTGTCACCGGCATCGTTGTTCCCGTGGATGGAGGGTTTTCGGCTTTCGGCGGCGTGTAG